Below is a window of Cytophaga hutchinsonii ATCC 33406 DNA.
GCCTGACATGCCAGCACTTTATCGGATAAAATATCTCCATTTGAATCATAAATAACCAAACGGTGATAGATTGCTCTCATATCAATCGGACAGGCCGTTACAGACGTATCAACAGCATAGACCAATGCCTTTATTGATTCATGCGGATGGAAAGAATGGTTGATATTGTATTGCAGCCATTTATTCGGTTCATCTCTTTTTTCTTTCAGATAATAAACTGCCATGCCGGCCAGATCAATACCTTCCTCATAAATGTCTGTATAATTTATTCCATTAAAATCATCGTAGCGGAATTGATTAACATTCTTCTGATTGATTTGAAACACCGAAGATGTATCTGTTACAGATGCTAACAGTGCATTTAAGTTTAGCTGACTTTTTTTATATGCTTCTATTTCTTCATCTGTCCAGAACTGCACCATGAGATTTTTATAAACAGCACTTGCAGTATCGTATTCAAAACGTTTATCTGCAATCAACTGCGCACGTATTTTTTGTTTATCCATATTTTCTCCGGCAAGAGATAATATGTAATAATCAATGGTATTGGTAGCCAGAATATTGACAATAATATAATCTGAAATCAGATTTTCGTCGGGCTTGGCAAATACATATCCACTCACCCATTTCCCATTTTCTTCATAATATGCTTCGTTTACCAATACATTGTACGCGCTGCAGGCTTCGGAATAATCCTTATCGGCAGACAGCAGATTTATAAGTTCTATATACGATTCATACGTAGGTTCTAATGTTATGGAACGTTGTAAAAAATAAATGGCCTTCTTCAGGTCTTTATCTTTTATCGCTGCGGATTTTTCTTTGTAGGATGCTGCAATATCATGGTGTTCGCTGCCGTATTTCAGCATATATTTTTTAACATCATTTCGCTGGTAAATCTCACTTGCATGCATTGCCGGCACTTCAACAATTACCTGTTCTGTTTTTCCGGAGCAGGCACCCATAAGAATGCTTGTAACAATGCTATATAAAAAAACTTTCATGTTATTGTGGTGTATTTTTAGATTGATCTTTTGTAATGACAGTATCCATGTAGTTGGCAGGTATTTCAGATGCCTGAATGGTGCCGTCTTCGTTGATGGTGTAGGTAAGCTTTGCTAATGATTCAAATTTATCTACTTCATTGTCATCAAAGGAAACCTTATCAATAGGTTGTTTCCAGATGCGTTTAAAATCTTCTACATACACCTTATTGTCTTTTATTTTTACTGTTTTCACTTTTTCTGCAGAACACTGGCAGGCAATAAGTTTCCTGTCAATAATAATACCCATTGGGTCATACGTTACAAGCGACGTAAACGAAGGCATCAATGCATCATGATCTCCCCAGAAAGAAACCGATGTATATATAAGTGCTGTATAGGCAGGCGTTTCCTGAACAAGCGCATTATAGAAAAAATCATTGGATACTTCGCGTCCAAATTCTGTATTCTGCATTTCCGGTACAAAAACAGCAAAATCATACGAAATGGATTCTTTGTTTTCATATTGAGTAAGATCGGTTAAGGCGGCTTCAAATTCAACCGGACGTGGATACGCTTGTTTAAATAACTCAAACAAACCATTCCGATCTTCTTTGTACTTGAAGGATTCCAATTCACGCAATAAGGTTTTATATGACATGGTTGAAAGAATCGAGTTGATACGTGTATCTTTTGCAAGCGTTAGTGTATCGTAGAAACCGTTGATAAAGGATTTGCGTAAATAGGAAATAACCATATACTCATCTTCGTCTGATTTTTTCAGTGTACCGATCATGTTTTGAGCACACGCCATTTTATAATAAACCGAAGCGATGGGTTTAATATCCAGTTCTTCCGCAACGCGGTATGCCTTGATCGATTCATCCAGAGAAGCTTCAGTGTTCAGTTCCATCAACGCATTGCCCAGCTCGTAATAGGTTTTGGCATCGGGAAATGTTAGGATGGATTGTTTAAACAACGGTACAGCAGCGGCAGCATTGTGTTTGTTTTTATATTCATCTACACCTTTCAGGAAGGATTCTCTGCTTCTGGCTTTAATGGAATCTACATTCAATTCCTGTGCATCAAAAATCACATCTTTAACCAGATTGTATTCATACATATCTTTCTGTGTGAGTTTATTTAATTTAACTTTCAGCACATATTCCTTTTGCGGACCGGAACAGGAATGTAGCATCCACAACGAAATGAAAGCGACCAGAAACTGCGTAAATTTATTTACCATAGTATTTCAGATAAAAATTGTGCTTCAAATTAGTAAAATAATATGATAATGATGCGTTACTTCTGAATTGAAAAAACAGCGTGGATAAAAAATGCAGCCAGCGGATCAGCTCATCTTCAAAACCCGATTCAAACTTTTTAATTCTCCGTCTGAATATACGTTGACAACATATACATCAGCTGCAAGTGCATTTATATTTAAACCTGAGCAGAACCGGTCTGCTGCTGCTGAAGTTCCGGCTGGCTTTCTGAATCCAGAATCAGAACATCAAAAACAGGAAGCATGTATGCAATCATCTCATCATCTCATAAATCTGCAGCACAAACTGTCCTTCATCCAGCACCTCTTTTAAATGAACCCATTCACTTTCTGTAAACGTAAGGTTGATGGATTCATGGGGAGTGCGGACAATAATGCGTTCCACATTATCGGGAAAGGGCAGCGAATTGTTTTCAAATGCAGAACGGTTCATAATTTCACGAAATGCATCAAACTCCGGCAAGGTATAATTAATGACAAAATTGTTGTGCCATAAAAAAATCGTTTTGCATTCCACACATTGACTTAAGTGTGTTGTCGGTGTGGATTTTAATAAAACAGGATTACACATAGTTGGTAAAAAGGTTATCGATTCATGAATTCTACCTGTCTGCTGAGTGACATTTATGCCTGACTCCGGACTTCTTCAATGTATATTCAAAATCCGAAGTGCAGGACTTAATGTTTATATATAAACCTCCAGGGAGTTGGAGGATACCTATATTCGCTAAGAAATCCCCGGACGTTCACGCATGTTTATTTTATTGCTTCGTACCGGAATGTATAATATCCGCTATCCCCTTTTCCATCTTTGTAATATCTTTGGATTTCCAGTTTTACATATTTACCGGAAGCCAGTTTAACAACAATCGTTTTTTGTGGTAAAGGTGTTATTGAATGCGAAAGCATATCATATTCATACCAGCTGTTACCGCTGCCTTTCTCCAGTACATTTAAATAGCCTGTCTTGGGAGCCACCAACACCTGATCATAAGATTGGTTCAGAACCTGAATGGTTACACCTGTATTATTTTCAATACTCGTTCTGTTGAATGAAAGGGTCCAGGCTTTATCAGCCGAAGTTGCTGCATTGGTTTCCAGATTATAATAAGCAATTGCAGACGATGCATTCAGATTTTTAACAGTGTGTGTTTGTATGGCCAAAACAAAAAATGTATTCATTCCTGTCCACATGAATACTAACAGGTAACAGGCAAGTCTTGTTCTTTTCATTATGCGTTACATTTGATTATTATTTAGAATATTTCTAAACAACAATCAAATGTACCCGATTACAGGGAGCTTTGAAATACTTAAAAAGAGGTAATTTTTGAAAAAAGACCAGAAAAGAGAAAACTGATTACCAGCTTATTGAGATACTTCCAGAATGGATTGCAGTTCTTCTACTTTTGATTTACTCACCAGTGCCTGAAGATAATCGCCGCTTTGCAATACAGTACCTCCGGAGGGAACAAAGTAGGTATCCCCTCTTTTAACGGTGATGATTAAACACCCTTGTAATGCTTTTATAGAAACGATTGATTGATTGTTAAAAGTAGCATTATCCGGTACGATCATATTAATACGCACACGGTCTACTTCATCCAGGTGGTTAAATTCGGTAGGTGAAGTGATAAATGGTTTATGCGTATCCTTTAAGTGTAACAGATCAAGCACAAACGGGATTGTCCAGCCCTGTAACAAAGCCGAAGTTATGACAATGAAAAACACTACGTTGAAAATCCATTGTGCTTCTGCAACCCCTGCCAATAAAGGAAAGGTAGCAAGGATAATCGGTACTGCACCCCGTAGTCCAACCCATGAAATGAATAGCATTTCCTTAAAGCTAAACTTAAACGGAATGAGTGAAATAAATACACCCAACGGACGTGCCAGAATAATCAGGAACAGGGAAATAGAAAGTTCGGTTTTGAATGCAGTGAGTATATGACTCGGGAACACTAACAAACCAAGCGTTAAGAACATAACGATCTGCGCTACCCAGGCCATCCCGTCGAAGAAACGGAAAACGTTTTTCTTATGTACGATGTTGTGGTTTCCTACTACCATGCCGGCTACATATACCGCAAGGAAACCACTTCCATGAATAAGATTTGTTGAAGCGTATACAAAGAAAGCAGATGCAAAAACAAATACCTGATACAAACCTTCAATAGGTATTTTTAACCTGTTTATAATAAATACAATCCCTTTACCCAACAGCAGACCCATGCCAAGGCCAATGCCCATTTCCATAAGAAACTGAAGCGCCAGCTGTCCGAAAGAAATGTCCGGCATCTGAATAATTTCGATCATGGTGATGGTTAAAAAAACGGCCATCGGATCATTGCTTCCGGATTCCAGTTCAAGCAAAGGTGTAATATTACCTTTAATTTTTATGTTGCGTGCGCCAATGATAGAGAACACCGCTGCAGCATCTGTTGAAGCAACAATAGAACCCAATAACAAACTCACAAGTAACGATACATCGAATACATAATGTGCAAAAATTGCAACAGAACCTGCTGTAACAACAACACCAAGTGTTGCTAAACTTATCGCCGGAAACAATACCGGTTTTACAATATGCCAATGCGTAGACAGGCCGCCTGAAAACAATATAAATACCAGAGAGGTGATGCCTATGGATTGCGCCAGCCTGGTATCATCAAATGCCATTCCTCCTGCTCCTTCAGAGCCTGCCAGCATACCAATGCCTAAAAACAAGAGCAGTACCGGTACTCCTAAATTATTGCTGATACGTGCAATAAAAATACTTATTAAAATAAGCGTTGAAAAACCTAATAATAATTCTTCCAGATTCAAAATATAAAATTTATAAGGGTTCGAAACAGTCTGAGAATTCTAAAAAACGACTGACGTTTTATCTTAATAAAGATACAGTATTTTTACATCACTTCATTTCAAACATTCAGAAAACACCATAAGTTATTTTTTTAATTATATGTGTATAGATTTACAGAAGTCTGTACACATATAATTAAAAAAAATATTTACACCAGCAACTAAGGGAGTTTTGATTTGAATAAATTAATGAGCGCCTGATTGCCCGTTGAAGGATCAACAGGAGTACCGTAGCCTTTATAAATACCGAAGGAATCTTCATGATAGGCATGGTATGTAAAATGGGCATCCCGTTCTTTAAGGATATCAATCATATCACCCGTCCACTGCAAGCCGCCTAGATTATTTTCATAACCAAACTGAATCACTCCGAACTCCCCTAAAAATAAGGGCTTGTTTTTGATGTGTGTCCATTTATAATATTGATCTACCTGTGCCGCTAAATATTCTTTTCCCAATGAATATACATTGTCTCCATCAGCAATCTGTTCAAAATCCAGGCGGAACATGGCAGCAGAACCAGCTGTCACATCTTCTCCTTTTACCCAGCCGCTGATGGTGTAGGAATAACCTTG
It encodes the following:
- a CDS encoding DUF6686 family protein; this encodes MCNPVLLKSTPTTHLSQCVECKTIFLWHNNFVINYTLPEFDAFREIMNRSAFENNSLPFPDNVERIIVRTPHESINLTFTESEWVHLKEVLDEGQFVLQIYEMMR
- a CDS encoding HmuY family protein, whose protein sequence is MKRTRLACYLLVFMWTGMNTFFVLAIQTHTVKNLNASSAIAYYNLETNAATSADKAWTLSFNRTSIENNTGVTIQVLNQSYDQVLVAPKTGYLNVLEKGSGNSWYEYDMLSHSITPLPQKTIVVKLASGKYVKLEIQRYYKDGKGDSGYYTFRYEAIK
- a CDS encoding potassium/proton antiporter, producing MNLEELLLGFSTLILISIFIARISNNLGVPVLLLFLGIGMLAGSEGAGGMAFDDTRLAQSIGITSLVFILFSGGLSTHWHIVKPVLFPAISLATLGVVVTAGSVAIFAHYVFDVSLLVSLLLGSIVASTDAAAVFSIIGARNIKIKGNITPLLELESGSNDPMAVFLTITMIEIIQMPDISFGQLALQFLMEMGIGLGMGLLLGKGIVFIINRLKIPIEGLYQVFVFASAFFVYASTNLIHGSGFLAVYVAGMVVGNHNIVHKKNVFRFFDGMAWVAQIVMFLTLGLLVFPSHILTAFKTELSISLFLIILARPLGVFISLIPFKFSFKEMLFISWVGLRGAVPIILATFPLLAGVAEAQWIFNVVFFIVITSALLQGWTIPFVLDLLHLKDTHKPFITSPTEFNHLDEVDRVRINMIVPDNATFNNQSIVSIKALQGCLIITVKRGDTYFVPSGGTVLQSGDYLQALVSKSKVEELQSILEVSQ